A genome region from Canis lupus dingo isolate Sandy chromosome 7, ASM325472v2, whole genome shotgun sequence includes the following:
- the LOC125755496 gene encoding basic salivary proline-rich protein 2-like — protein sequence MHHHPRNREKSYQSVNPVRVRAGHGDYHRKLIGQTFEWVVAATGGVRSRRWRRRAALTDPTDRAGRSRPTDRGGAHTSAAAARGDEGASPATLSPSGRPRWRRRRPAGGGRGRPAVAPGPAAGRARAHAGRRRGAGPEPEPLPATGETRAGPRTANGERTPGTRPTPGARAPPGRGRGRRGGGGGGRRRRPLVTTQRHRRGAGASGGRGREGRSGPGKRRAPRGARHRVGKTDDGRGRTFGKGRGRETPRRPGASQAPENGERERGGEDRGPPRGAFGKPQKAPGGRGRAPRGARGVPPPEASSARAVPRHPRTPARPPTAGPKQPRGARGPNRHRSREPVLPRTLSRTTRNDAPPQHPRAPPSSPSSEDREHFARGRPPPSHGGQGGGQDTQQRRGRFRSTEGGAALRGRQGSRGGGRISGKGQAQGNPERSRPVPHRGTPPPPRPRTAWSRHRPEERAPRLREAGERERDGDGDTTRAGERGAAPRAGQAPRRCPARRGRSRAPAKSSESHRPTPPPPAGTGHGCASLADFFPPPAPRTRRRRRRQPEGSRRGRNDATARPQAPEATWSAPGAPRRPGATRSSAPRRAVSSAASGRPSPRRREGRSPRTQGLRERPARVSRRVRGPRSRQRREAEGGRPGSGRSPHHPQPRRAPPAHPPRRPGAEEPGREGPAAEREERSHPPVDARPSSDAA from the exons ATGCACCACCACCCACGGAATCGAGAAAAGAGCTATCAATCTGTCAATCCTGTCCGTGTCCGGGCCGG GCACGGCGACTACCATCGAAAGTTGATAGGGCAGACGTTCGAATGGGTCGTCGCCGCCACGGGGGGCGTGCGATCG AGGCGGTGGCGGCGGCGAGCCGCGCTAACCGACCCGACCGACCGAGCGGGCCGGTCCCGCCCCACGGACCGGGGCGGCGCGCAcacctcggcggcggcggcgcggggagaCGAGGGCGCTTCACCCGCCACCCTCTCCCCCTCCGGACGGCCccgatggcggcggcggcggcccgcgggCGGGGGACGGGGACGCCCGGCGGTCGCGCCGGGGCCGGCAGCGGGCCGAGCACGCGCTCACGCGGGACGGAGGCGGGGCGCCGGGCCAGAGCCCGAACCCCTCCCCGCCACCGGGGAGACGCGCGCGGGGCCGCGGACGGCCAACGGCGAGCGGACGCCGGGGACCCGACCCACGCCCGGGGCACGCGCGCCGCCAGGGCGGGGACGCGgccggcgggggggtgggggcggcgggagACGACGGCGGCCCCTCGTCACCACACAACGCCaccgccggggggcgggggcgagcgGCGGACGCGGGCGGGAAGGCCGCAGCGGGCCCGGGAAGCGCCGGGCGCCCCGGGGAGCGCGGCACCGGGTCGGCAAGACGGACGACGGACGGGGGCGGACTTTCGGGAAAGGCCGCGGACGGGAGACGCCCCGGCGGCCAGGGGCCAGCCAGGCGCCGGAGAACGGCGAGCGGGAGCGGGGAGGAGAGGACCGCGGGCCACCGCGAGGGGCTTTCGGGAAGCCTCAGAAGGCACCGGGAGGCCGAGGTCGGGCGCCCAGGGGCGCACGCGGGGTCCCACCGCCCGAGGCCTCCAGCGCAAGGGCGGTCCCGCGGCACCCGAGGACGCCGGCCCGGCCCCCCACGGCGGGCCCCAAGCAACCTCGCGGGGCTCGGGGCCCCAACCGCCACCGTTCACGCGAACCGGTTCTCCCGAGAACGCTCTCCCGCACCACGCGCAACGACGCCCCGCCCCAACACCCCCGcgcgcctccctcctccccttcctcggAGGACCGAGAGCACTTCGCCCGGGGACGGCCCCCCCCGAGCCACGGCGGCCAAGGGGGGGGGCAAGACACCCAACAGCGGCGAGGCCGGTTTCGGTCCACGGAGGGCGGA GCGGCGCTCCGGGGCCGACAGGgctcgcggggcggggggcggatcTCCGGCAAGGGACAGGCACAGGGCAACCCCGAGCGCTCGCGGCCGGTGCCCCATCGAGGGACGCCACCCCCGCCTCGCCCGCGCACGGCGTGGTCACGTCACCGCCCAGAGGAGAGAGCTCCCCGCCTCCGCGAGGCgggcgagagagagagggacggaGACGGGGACACGACCCGTGCCggggagagaggggcagcccCTCGGGCTGGCCAAGCGCCGCGGCGCTGCCCGGCCCGCCGCGGGCGCTCACGAGCCCCCGCCAAGTCCTCCGAGTCACACCGCCCCACGCCACCACCCCCCGCCGGCACG GGGCACGGGTGCGCCTCCCTTGCCGACTTCTTTCCACCACCCGCTCCTCGGACACGCCGACGACGGCGGCGGCAGCCCGAGGGGAGTCGCCGGGGAAGGAACGACGCCACCGCTCGGCCTCAGGCACCTGAGGCGACCTGGAGCGCTCCAGGGGCACCACGGAGGCCGGGCGCAACGCGCTCAAGCGCGCCCAGGCGGGCGGTGAGCAGCGCGGCGTCGGGCCGGCCCTCCCCGCGGAGGAGGGAGGGCCGCTCGCCACGGACCCAGGGCCTTCGGGAAAGGCCGGCGAGAGTGTCCCGCCGCGTCCGAGGACCCCGGTCCCGCCAGCGCCGCGAGGCAGAAGGCGGGAGGCCGGGGTCGGGCCGGAGTCCGCACCACCCCCAACCACGGCGCGCGCCCCCCGCGCACCCGCCACGACGGCCGGGCGCGGAGgagccggggagggaggggcccgcGGCAGAACGAGAAGAGCGGTCGCATCCGCCCGTGGACGCCCGTCCCTCGTCTGACGCGGCTTAG